Genomic DNA from Pseudomonadota bacterium:
GATTATGGTTTAAAACGGTTCGTGTCCAAATTATAAACAAGGAAATTTACGAAGAATATTTTGTAAATAATAAGAATAAAGGCAATGTTATTTTAGGTTCATGGCATAGACATATAATCTTTGTTTTTTATTTCTTCAGGAAAATTAAAAACGGTATTATCATGGTAAGCCGCAGTAAAGACGGCGAACTTATATCCCGCGTAGGACACCGGTTAGGATATGCAACTGCACGCGGTTCTTCCTCAAAAGGCGGAAGGGATGCTCTGCGTACCATTATCACTTTTATTAAGAAGGCCGGCAAAGAAACAATATTTTGCGGAACGGCTGTTGACGGGCCGAAAGGTCCGGCCCGTATATTAAAAAAGGGCTTACTTGTTCTTGCAAAAAGTACCAGGTCGTATTTTATTCCTATGGCTTGCTCCGGCACAAAGGTTATTACTTTTCATAAAGCATGGGACAAAACAATTATTCCTTACCCTTTTTCCCATATGATTATTAAATTTGGTGAACCAATTATGATTCCAAAAGATATTTCAGAAGATGAATTGGAACGACTCAGAGCCAATGCCGAAAATATACTGAATGAAATTACAGACGATGTTGATAAAAGCTCAGGCTATACAGTAAAATAGATTTTATTGAAAACCATCAGACATTAAATCTAAAATTTATAATATCTCCGTCATTTACTAAGTAAGTTTTACCTTCAAGTCTTACAGTTCCTTTTTTCCTTGCCTCATTGTATGTTTTTGCATCCATCAGATCATCATATGCAAGAAC
This window encodes:
- a CDS encoding lysophospholipid acyltransferase family protein is translated as MAEFIKDLTLTERFKLSVLSLLASWLVRLWFKTVRVQIINKEIYEEYFVNNKNKGNVILGSWHRHIIFVFYFFRKIKNGIIMVSRSKDGELISRVGHRLGYATARGSSSKGGRDALRTIITFIKKAGKETIFCGTAVDGPKGPARILKKGLLVLAKSTRSYFIPMACSGTKVITFHKAWDKTIIPYPFSHMIIKFGEPIMIPKDISEDELERLRANAENILNEITDDVDKSSGYTVK